A genomic stretch from Arachis stenosperma cultivar V10309 chromosome 3, arast.V10309.gnm1.PFL2, whole genome shotgun sequence includes:
- the LOC130970832 gene encoding uncharacterized protein LOC130970832 isoform X1 has protein sequence MKTKVRLSKSLDREATLAETFKYTHTLKENKVRFVYQQSQNHYKSYTERLEATTQRSQQSRWLCGFSRRPRCGLAQDRLSPIQEPCIWDGVILCQQPPTSTLRPSSGSATSQAIQLEEGVDLRLQVQELQRSLH, from the exons ATGAAGACTAAGGTCAGGCTG TCGAAGTCGTTGGACCGCGAAGCCACATTGGCGGAGACATTCAAGTACACCCACACGCTGAAAGAGAACAAAGTGAGATTTGTTTATCAACAGTCTCAGAACCATTAT AAATCCTACACAGAGAGACTGGAGGCCACAACTCAACGGTCTCAGCAAAGCCGATGGCTCTGCGGCTTTAGTCGTCGACCTCGATGCGGTTTGGCGCAAGACCGCCTCAGTCCTATACAAGAACCGTGTATATGGGATGGAGTCATTCTTTGCCAGCAGCCTCCCACCTCGACATTGAGGCCGTCATCAGGCTCTGCCACCAGTCAAGCCATCCAACTCGAGGAAGGCGTGGATTTAAGGCTGCAAGTGCAGGAGCTTCAGCGCAGTCTTCATTAG
- the LOC130969129 gene encoding uncharacterized protein LOC130969129 isoform X1 — protein MNPYDERRLIDEVIYLHSLWHQGPPQAPPPPNPILTPTQLYNNTIPFPSDHHISKPLNPYFNASPWHLNPHRQHPPPIPLAPAHTGSLPPTSNNKKKKNKNKKNKARDRPRSPGLEWPCPAPSDPPSTGWPAPKKPRLEAPAVSPEEKERLGALRAQNKASQALRGFILNGDDDDCDDDDDDYDDAELEEYEGFFLRIFKEDDEMRSYYQRRFENGEFCCLVCDAVGKKNSGKKYKDCVGLLQHAKSVLRTVKKLAHRAFGQAVCKVLGWDIDQLPVIAMKGEPLGSNLKIMPSNSEDEVKENADDGEGGTCKQNGKVVSMENNDQPDEECVNGVEQSIVGCSMIEKDLDNKDENLDEKILDIRFESGEGGAMTKASLEYCDSNAGWVFKNSNSDSSSTASVWPLFQTNSSHCTSSLSAEEQANVAVQQLQHKALKAYKKYLVANADSDSDDEDSNDEDEDDVSDHSPEKHEDFKFFLSLFTEDSDLRIYYENNNSKGDFYCLVCGAIGKKVWKKFKDCIALLQHSTAVKRTKRKQAHRAYSQVICKVLGWDIDRLPTIVLKDQPLSSSLEGSTKL, from the exons ATGAATCCCTATGACGAACGAAGACTGATAGATGAAGTCATCTACCTCCATTCTCTGTGGCACCAAGGTCCTCCCCAAGCTCCACCACCGCCAAACCCTATTCTAACTCCAACACAACTCTACAACAACACCATTCCCTTTCCGTCAGACCATCACATCTCTAAACCCCTTAATCCCTATTTCAATGCGTCCCCCTGGCACCTTAACCCTCATCGTCAACATCCCCCACCCATCCCTCTTGCACCTGCGCACACCGGATCACTCCCACCCACctcaaacaacaaaaaaaagaagaacaagaacaagaagaatAAGGCGAGGGACCGACCACGGAGTCCGGGTTTGGAGTGGCCATGCCCGGCTCCGTCTGACCCGCCCTCGACGGGCTGGCCCGCACCCAAGAAGCCCCGGTTAGAGGCCCCTGCGGTGTCTCCCGAGGAGAAGGAGAGGCTTGGGGCTTTGCGAGCTCAGAACAAGGCGTCCCAAGCTTTAAGGGGCTTCATCTTGAATGGTGATGACGATGATTGTGATGATGACGACGACGACTACGACGATGCTGAGTTGGAAGAATATGAGGGGTTCTTTTTGAGGATCTTCAAGGAGGATGATGAAATGAGGAGCTATTACCAAAGGCGTTTCGAGAACGGCGAGTTTTGCTGCTTGGTTTGCGACGCGGTTGGGAAGAAGAATTCTGGGAAGAAGTATAAGGACTGTGTTGGCCTTCTTCAGCATGCCAAGTCTGTCTTGAGGACGGTCAAGAAACTGGCTCATAGGGCTTTTGGGCAGGCGGTGTGCAAGGTATTGGGTTGGGACATTGATCAGCTTCCGGTGATTGCAATGAAGGGAGAGCCTCTTGGGTCCAATTTGAAGATCATGCCATCCAACTCAGAG GATGAGGTTAAGGAGAATGCTGATGATGGAGAAGGTGGTACCTGCAAGCAAAATGGTAAGGTTGTGTCTATGGAGAATAATGATCAACCGGATGAAGAGTGTGTGAACGGAGTTGAACAGAGTATTGTTGGG tgttctatgattgaaaaagatctTGATAATAAGGACGAGAATCTTGACGAAAAGATTTTGGATATTAGATTTGAAAGTGGAGAGGGTGGAGCAATGACTAAG GCATCTCTTGAGTATTGTGATTCTAATGCTGGATGGGTTTTTAAAAATTCCAATAGCGATTCATCCTCAACTGCATCAGTTTGGCCTCTCTTCCAAACCAACTCATCTCATTGCACTAGCTCTCTTTCAGCAGAAGAGCAAGCCAATGTGGCAGTGCAGCAATTGCAGCACAAGGCATTAAAAGCTTATAAAAAATACCTAGTTGCTAATGCTGATTCTGACTCTGATGATGAGGACAGCAATGACGAGGATGAAGATGATGTGTCGGATCATTCTCCCGAAAAACATGAGGACTTCAAGTTCTTTCTGAGTTTGTTTACAGAAGACAGTGACTTGAGGATATATTATGAAAACAACAATAGCAAAGGAGACTTTTATTGCTTGGTTTGTGGAGCCATAGGAAAGAAGGTGTGGAAGAAGTTTAAGGATTGCATCGCTTTACTTCAGCATTCTACTGCGGTAAAAAGGACAAAAAGGAAGCAAGCTCACAGAGCTTATTCACAGGTCATCTGTAAAGTTCTTGGTTGGGACATCGATCGATTGCCAACTATCGTGTTAAAGGACCAACCCCTCAGTTCTTCCTTGGAAGGTTCAACAAAGCTTTAG
- the LOC130970832 gene encoding uncharacterized protein LOC130970832 isoform X2, which yields MKTKVRLSKSLDREATLAETFKYTHTLKENKVRFVYQQSQNHYRDWRPQLNGLSKADGSAALVVDLDAVWRKTASVLYKNRVYGMESFFASSLPPRH from the exons ATGAAGACTAAGGTCAGGCTG TCGAAGTCGTTGGACCGCGAAGCCACATTGGCGGAGACATTCAAGTACACCCACACGCTGAAAGAGAACAAAGTGAGATTTGTTTATCAACAGTCTCAGAACCATTAT AGAGACTGGAGGCCACAACTCAACGGTCTCAGCAAAGCCGATGGCTCTGCGGCTTTAGTCGTCGACCTCGATGCGGTTTGGCGCAAGACCGCCTCAGTCCTATACAAGAACCGTGTATATGGGATGGAGTCATTCTTTGCCAGCAGCCTCCCACCTCGACATTGA
- the LOC130969129 gene encoding uncharacterized protein LOC130969129 isoform X2 — MNPYDERRLIDEVIYLHSLWHQGPPQAPPPPNPILTPTQLYNNTIPFPSDHHISKPLNPYFNASPWHLNPHRQHPPPIPLAPAHTGSLPPTSNNKKKKNKNKKNKARDRPRSPGLEWPCPAPSDPPSTGWPAPKKPRLEAPAVSPEEKERLGALRAQNKASQALRGFILNGDDDDCDDDDDDYDDAELEEYEGFFLRIFKEDDEMRSYYQRRFENGEFCCLVCDAVGKKNSGKKYKDCVGLLQHAKSVLRTVKKLAHRAFGQAVCKVLGWDIDQLPVIAMKGEPLGSNLKIMPSNSEDEVKENADDGEGGTCKQNGKVVSMENNDQPDEECVNGVEQSIVGCSMIEKDLDNKDENLDEKILDIRFESGEGGAMTKAVPFSFSMIPRDKVGESTGHLLSIVILMLDGFLKIPIAIHPQLHQFGLSSKPTHLIALALFQQKSKPMWQCSNCSTRH; from the exons ATGAATCCCTATGACGAACGAAGACTGATAGATGAAGTCATCTACCTCCATTCTCTGTGGCACCAAGGTCCTCCCCAAGCTCCACCACCGCCAAACCCTATTCTAACTCCAACACAACTCTACAACAACACCATTCCCTTTCCGTCAGACCATCACATCTCTAAACCCCTTAATCCCTATTTCAATGCGTCCCCCTGGCACCTTAACCCTCATCGTCAACATCCCCCACCCATCCCTCTTGCACCTGCGCACACCGGATCACTCCCACCCACctcaaacaacaaaaaaaagaagaacaagaacaagaagaatAAGGCGAGGGACCGACCACGGAGTCCGGGTTTGGAGTGGCCATGCCCGGCTCCGTCTGACCCGCCCTCGACGGGCTGGCCCGCACCCAAGAAGCCCCGGTTAGAGGCCCCTGCGGTGTCTCCCGAGGAGAAGGAGAGGCTTGGGGCTTTGCGAGCTCAGAACAAGGCGTCCCAAGCTTTAAGGGGCTTCATCTTGAATGGTGATGACGATGATTGTGATGATGACGACGACGACTACGACGATGCTGAGTTGGAAGAATATGAGGGGTTCTTTTTGAGGATCTTCAAGGAGGATGATGAAATGAGGAGCTATTACCAAAGGCGTTTCGAGAACGGCGAGTTTTGCTGCTTGGTTTGCGACGCGGTTGGGAAGAAGAATTCTGGGAAGAAGTATAAGGACTGTGTTGGCCTTCTTCAGCATGCCAAGTCTGTCTTGAGGACGGTCAAGAAACTGGCTCATAGGGCTTTTGGGCAGGCGGTGTGCAAGGTATTGGGTTGGGACATTGATCAGCTTCCGGTGATTGCAATGAAGGGAGAGCCTCTTGGGTCCAATTTGAAGATCATGCCATCCAACTCAGAG GATGAGGTTAAGGAGAATGCTGATGATGGAGAAGGTGGTACCTGCAAGCAAAATGGTAAGGTTGTGTCTATGGAGAATAATGATCAACCGGATGAAGAGTGTGTGAACGGAGTTGAACAGAGTATTGTTGGG tgttctatgattgaaaaagatctTGATAATAAGGACGAGAATCTTGACGAAAAGATTTTGGATATTAGATTTGAAAGTGGAGAGGGTGGAGCAATGACTAAG GCTGTCCCCTTCTCCTTTTCTATGATTCCACGGGATAAAGTTGGTGAATCCACTGG GCATCTCTTGAGTATTGTGATTCTAATGCTGGATGGGTTTTTAAAAATTCCAATAGCGATTCATCCTCAACTGCATCAGTTTGGCCTCTCTTCCAAACCAACTCATCTCATTGCACTAGCTCTCTTTCAGCAGAAGAGCAAGCCAATGTGGCAGTGCAGCAATTGCAGCACAAGGCATTAA